From a region of the Streptomyces caniferus genome:
- a CDS encoding M18 family aminopeptidase: MTNSARFDRGHTDDLMSFLAASPSPYHAVANAAERLEKAGFRQVAEVDEWDGGTGGKYVLRGGAIIAWYVPEGAGASTPYRIVGAHTDSPNLRVKPIPDTGSRGWRQIAVEIYGGTLLNTWLDRDLGLSGRVTLADGSHRLVHVDRALLRVPQLAVHLDRSVNADGLKLDKQRHMTPIWGLGEVAEGDLIDFVAEETGVPADDIKGWDLMVHSIEAPAYLGRDRELVAGPRMDNLLSVHAGTAALTAAAAAGSELTCIPVLAAFDHEENGSQSDTGADGPLLGTVLERSVFARGGSYEDRARAFAGTICLSSDTGHAVHPNYSERHDPGHHPMPNGGPILKVNANQRYATDGSGRAVFAAACERAGVPWQSFVSNNSMPCGTTIGPITAARHGIATVDIGVAILSMHSARELCGTEDPYLLANALTAFLEG; encoded by the coding sequence ATGACCAACTCCGCCCGCTTCGATCGCGGCCACACCGACGACCTGATGTCCTTCCTCGCCGCAAGCCCGTCGCCCTATCACGCAGTGGCGAATGCGGCGGAGCGGCTGGAAAAGGCCGGGTTCCGGCAGGTCGCCGAGGTCGATGAATGGGACGGCGGGACCGGCGGGAAGTACGTGCTGCGCGGCGGCGCGATCATCGCCTGGTACGTGCCGGAGGGCGCCGGCGCCTCGACTCCGTACCGAATTGTCGGAGCTCACACCGACTCTCCCAATTTGCGCGTCAAGCCAATTCCGGACACTGGTTCCCGCGGCTGGCGGCAGATCGCCGTCGAGATCTACGGCGGCACGCTGCTCAACACCTGGCTCGACCGTGACCTGGGGCTGAGCGGGCGGGTGACGCTCGCGGACGGCAGCCACCGGCTCGTCCATGTCGACCGGGCGTTGCTGAGAGTGCCTCAACTGGCCGTGCACCTCGACCGCTCGGTGAACGCCGACGGCCTGAAGCTGGACAAGCAGCGCCATATGACGCCGATCTGGGGCCTGGGCGAGGTGGCCGAGGGCGATCTGATCGACTTCGTCGCCGAGGAGACCGGTGTCCCGGCCGACGACATCAAGGGCTGGGACCTGATGGTGCACAGCATCGAGGCGCCCGCCTATCTGGGCCGCGACCGCGAACTGGTCGCCGGTCCGCGGATGGACAACCTGCTGTCGGTGCACGCCGGTACGGCCGCGCTCACCGCGGCGGCGGCCGCCGGGAGCGAGCTGACCTGCATCCCGGTGCTGGCCGCCTTCGACCACGAGGAGAACGGCAGCCAGTCCGACACCGGCGCGGACGGGCCGCTGCTCGGCACGGTGCTGGAACGCTCGGTCTTCGCCCGCGGCGGCTCGTACGAGGACCGCGCGCGGGCCTTCGCCGGCACCATCTGCCTGTCGTCCGACACCGGGCACGCCGTCCACCCCAACTACAGTGAACGGCACGACCCTGGGCACCACCCGATGCCCAACGGCGGGCCGATCCTCAAGGTCAACGCCAACCAGCGCTATGCGACGGACGGCAGCGGACGGGCAGTCTTCGCGGCGGCCTGCGAGCGGGCCGGGGTGCCGTGGCAGAGCTTCGTGTCCAACAACTCCATGCCGTGCGGAACCACCATCGGGCCGATCACCGCGGCCCGGCACGGCATTGCCACGGTCGACATCGGCGTGGCAATCCTGTCCATGCACTCGGCGCGCGAGCTGTGCGGCACCGAGGACCCGTATCTGCTGGCGAACGCCCTGACGGCCTTCCTGGAGGGCTGA